A genomic window from Agrobacterium tumefaciens includes:
- a CDS encoding TerC family protein — protein MESILPLLSDPAAWVALVTLIVMEVVLGIDNLIFISILTNKLPPEQREKARKIGIGLALVMRLGLLGTVAWIVQLTTPVFEVFGHAFSWKDMILIAGGLFLVWKATKEIHHNVDPEDHKEDMVGGPVAMNFGAAIGQILLLDLVFSVDSIITAVGMTPHLPIMIVAVVVAVAVMLLAATPLANFIERNPTIVMLALAFLMMIGTTLIAEGMGFHVPKGYVYAAMAFSALVEVLNMFARNARQRKKAEASGDTRH, from the coding sequence ATGGAGTCCATTCTCCCTCTTCTATCTGACCCCGCCGCCTGGGTGGCGCTCGTCACGCTGATCGTCATGGAGGTCGTGCTCGGCATCGACAACCTGATCTTCATCTCCATCCTCACCAACAAGCTGCCGCCTGAACAGCGCGAAAAAGCCCGCAAGATCGGCATCGGCCTTGCCCTCGTCATGCGTCTCGGTCTGCTCGGCACCGTTGCCTGGATCGTGCAGCTCACCACACCGGTGTTTGAAGTCTTCGGCCACGCCTTCTCGTGGAAGGACATGATCCTGATCGCCGGCGGTCTCTTCCTCGTGTGGAAGGCCACCAAGGAAATCCACCACAATGTCGATCCTGAAGATCACAAGGAAGACATGGTGGGTGGCCCGGTGGCGATGAACTTCGGCGCTGCCATCGGCCAGATCCTGCTGCTCGACCTCGTCTTTTCGGTCGACAGCATCATCACCGCCGTCGGAATGACGCCACATCTGCCGATCATGATCGTCGCCGTCGTCGTCGCCGTTGCCGTCATGCTGCTCGCCGCAACCCCGCTCGCCAACTTCATCGAGCGCAACCCCACCATCGTCATGCTGGCGCTCGCCTTCCTGATGATGATCGGCACGACGCTGATCGCCGAAGGCATGGGCTTCCATGTTCCCAAGGGTTATGTCTATGCCGCCATGGCGTTTTCTGCGTTGGTGGAAGTGCTTAACATGTTTGCGCGCAATGCGCGGCAGCGCAAGAAGGCAGAAGCTTCGGGCGACACCCGGCATTAA
- a CDS encoding SLC13 family permease translates to MTTDQILAFTVIAGMMAAFIWDRFRYDVIACSALLVAVALGVVPFNKAFSGFSDDIVIIVASALIVSSAVARSGVVDMTIKKYFPEMHSKGLQLAFLMIVVAIMSAFIKNIGALAIMMPVAFQFARKSGSPVSYYLMPMAFAALLGGLMTQIGTSPNIVVSRLREEMTGQSFSMFDFTPVGAGLTVIGIIFLTFGYRLLPVRNRQQASVEDALDQAAYTAEATLPADSTFADRPLRELLKQADGDVIASTILRGPRRISPFPDVKLKAGDTVLLEGSPEGLDRIVSQAKLLLSGKPLTENGQKTGDLISMEAVISNESVLTGISARELSLSYTRGVNLIAVSRRGQRVSQRLSDLTLQAGDVILLQGSRKNLPHVLQEFSLLPLAQREILLGVQRRALLPVIVLAAAMLAAGSGLVPVSVAFFAAAFLMIVVGAIPLAEVYKSIDGPILVMLAALIPVSDSLRTSGASELIAAWLGQAAQGLPPFAALGMILLTAMAVTPFLNNAATVLVMAPIAAGFATTLGFRPEAFLMAVAIGAGCDFLTPIGHQCNTLVMGPGGYRFSDYPRLGLPLSIMIVIASIPMLLYVWPVN, encoded by the coding sequence ATGACGACTGACCAGATCCTCGCCTTCACCGTGATCGCCGGCATGATGGCAGCATTCATCTGGGACAGGTTCCGTTACGACGTCATAGCCTGCAGCGCATTGCTGGTGGCGGTGGCGCTTGGCGTCGTGCCTTTCAACAAGGCTTTCTCCGGTTTTTCCGACGATATCGTCATCATCGTCGCAAGCGCGCTGATCGTCAGTTCGGCCGTGGCGCGTTCGGGGGTCGTTGATATGACGATCAAGAAATATTTCCCGGAAATGCACTCCAAGGGCCTGCAACTGGCCTTTCTGATGATCGTCGTCGCCATCATGTCGGCTTTCATCAAGAATATCGGCGCACTTGCCATCATGATGCCCGTCGCCTTCCAGTTTGCCCGCAAATCCGGCAGCCCCGTTTCTTATTATCTGATGCCGATGGCCTTTGCCGCGCTGCTGGGCGGGTTGATGACGCAGATCGGCACCTCGCCCAACATCGTCGTTTCCCGGCTGCGGGAGGAAATGACCGGCCAGAGCTTTTCGATGTTCGACTTCACCCCCGTCGGTGCGGGGCTGACCGTGATCGGCATCATCTTCCTGACCTTCGGTTACCGGCTGCTGCCGGTGCGCAACCGCCAGCAGGCATCGGTGGAGGATGCTCTCGACCAGGCGGCCTACACGGCGGAGGCAACGCTGCCGGCCGACAGCACCTTTGCCGACAGGCCGCTGCGCGAACTTTTGAAACAGGCCGATGGCGACGTGATCGCCAGCACCATCCTGCGCGGACCGCGGCGCATCTCCCCCTTCCCCGACGTCAAGCTGAAGGCCGGAGACACGGTTCTGCTTGAAGGCAGCCCCGAAGGGTTGGACCGCATCGTTTCGCAGGCGAAATTGCTGCTATCCGGCAAACCGCTAACCGAAAACGGCCAGAAAACCGGCGATCTCATCTCCATGGAAGCGGTGATCAGCAATGAATCGGTGCTAACAGGCATTTCAGCCCGCGAACTTTCCCTGTCCTACACGCGCGGCGTCAATCTGATCGCCGTCAGCCGTCGCGGCCAGCGCGTCAGCCAGCGGCTTTCCGACCTGACCTTGCAGGCGGGCGACGTCATCCTGCTGCAGGGCAGCCGCAAGAACCTGCCGCACGTATTGCAGGAATTCTCCCTTCTGCCCTTGGCCCAGCGGGAAATCCTGCTCGGCGTGCAGCGCCGTGCGCTTCTGCCCGTCATCGTGCTGGCCGCGGCCATGCTTGCCGCCGGCAGCGGGCTGGTGCCGGTCTCGGTCGCCTTTTTCGCCGCCGCCTTCCTGATGATCGTCGTCGGCGCCATTCCGCTTGCCGAAGTCTATAAATCGATCGACGGGCCGATCCTCGTCATGCTCGCCGCCCTTATTCCCGTCAGTGACAGTCTTCGCACCAGCGGCGCCAGCGAATTGATCGCCGCCTGGCTTGGCCAGGCAGCGCAAGGGCTGCCGCCTTTCGCGGCGCTCGGCATGATCCTCTTGACCGCCATGGCAGTGACGCCCTTCCTCAACAATGCCGCCACCGTGCTGGTCATGGCTCCCATCGCCGCCGGTTTCGCCACCACGCTCGGGTTCCGGCCGGAGGCCTTCCTGATGGCGGTGGCGATCGGCGCCGGCTGCGATTTCCTCACCCCCATCGGCCACCAGTGCAACACGCTGGTCATGGGTCCCGGCGGTTACCGCTTCAGCGATTATCCGCGCCTCGGCCTGCCGCTGTCGATCATGATCGTCATTGCCAGCATTCCCATGCTGCTTTACGTCTGGCCAGTGAACTAG
- the gltX gene encoding glutamate--tRNA ligase has translation MTTSGVRVRIAPSPTGEPHVGTAYIALFNYLFAQKHGGEFILRIEDTDATRSTLEYEQKVLEALRWTGLTWSEGPDVGGPYGPYRQSERKPMYWPYAEELLEKGHAFRCFCTPERLEEMREAQRAAGKPPKYDGHCLNLKAEEVTARVAAGEANVVRMKIPTEGSCDFHDGVYGDVSIPWDSVDMQVLIKADGMPTYHMANVIDDHLMKITHVARGEEWLASVPKHILLYRYFGWDQPTFMHLSLMRNADKSKLSKRKNPTSISYYSALGYLPEALMNFLGLFFIQIAEGEELLTMDELAAKFDPEALSKAGAIFDIQKLDWLNGRWLREKLSPEEFISRTLEWAMESARLTEGLKLAQSRISRLGELPNLAGFLLASDVGLTPASFAGLKSKPEEIHEILTTVAADLEKMPDWNVEAIEAELRDVAERTGKKLRIVTPPLFVAMSGSSRSLPLFDSMALLGRSVVRQRLKMAIAVVATMVGSGS, from the coding sequence ATGACCACTTCCGGCGTTCGCGTCCGCATCGCACCTTCCCCCACCGGCGAGCCGCATGTCGGCACCGCCTATATCGCGCTGTTCAACTATCTCTTCGCCCAGAAACATGGCGGCGAGTTCATCCTGCGCATCGAGGATACCGACGCCACCCGCTCGACCCTTGAATATGAGCAGAAGGTGCTGGAAGCCCTGCGCTGGACCGGCCTCACCTGGTCGGAAGGCCCCGATGTCGGCGGCCCTTACGGTCCCTACCGCCAGTCCGAGCGCAAGCCTATGTATTGGCCCTATGCAGAAGAACTGCTGGAAAAAGGCCATGCCTTCCGCTGTTTCTGCACGCCCGAGCGGCTGGAAGAAATGCGCGAAGCGCAGCGCGCCGCCGGCAAGCCGCCGAAATATGACGGCCATTGCCTCAACCTGAAGGCCGAGGAAGTCACCGCCCGCGTCGCCGCCGGCGAGGCCAATGTCGTGCGCATGAAAATCCCGACCGAAGGTTCGTGCGATTTCCATGACGGCGTTTATGGCGATGTCTCGATACCCTGGGATTCGGTCGATATGCAGGTGCTGATCAAGGCCGACGGCATGCCGACCTATCACATGGCCAACGTCATCGACGACCATCTGATGAAGATCACCCATGTGGCGCGCGGCGAGGAATGGCTGGCATCCGTGCCCAAGCACATTCTGCTTTACCGTTATTTCGGCTGGGACCAGCCCACGTTCATGCATCTTTCGCTGATGCGCAACGCCGACAAGTCGAAGCTTTCCAAGCGCAAGAACCCGACCTCGATCTCCTATTATTCCGCGCTCGGTTACCTGCCAGAAGCGCTGATGAACTTCCTTGGCCTGTTCTTCATCCAGATCGCCGAAGGCGAAGAGCTTCTGACCATGGACGAGCTGGCGGCGAAGTTCGACCCGGAAGCGCTGTCCAAGGCCGGCGCCATCTTCGACATCCAGAAGCTGGACTGGCTGAACGGCCGCTGGCTGCGCGAGAAGCTTTCGCCGGAGGAGTTCATTTCCCGCACGCTGGAATGGGCGATGGAAAGTGCCCGTCTGACCGAAGGCCTGAAGCTAGCGCAGAGCCGCATTTCAAGGCTCGGCGAATTGCCGAACCTTGCCGGCTTCCTGCTGGCGAGCGATGTCGGCCTGACGCCGGCTTCCTTTGCCGGGCTGAAGAGCAAACCGGAGGAAATCCACGAAATCCTCACCACGGTTGCCGCAGACCTCGAAAAAATGCCGGACTGGAATGTGGAAGCGATCGAGGCCGAGCTGCGCGATGTCGCCGAACGCACCGGCAAGAAGCTGCGCATCGTGACGCCGCCGCTCTTCGTCGCCATGTCCGGTTCCTCGCGCTCGCTGCCGCTGTTTGACTCGATGGCGCTGCTTGGCCGCTCCGTGGTGCGCCAGCGGCTGAAGATGGCGATTGCCGTTGTGGCCACGATGGTTGGCAGCGGAAGCTGA
- the lysS gene encoding lysine--tRNA ligase: MNDKTTETTALSSDATEVRRQKLALLREQIGDVYPAHFHRTLTNAELSEKYADIEADVETGDTVTVAGRVYSSRNSGMFMDIHDASGKVQIFSHKDTTPEAARNLLPMIDIGDIIGVTGKVRRTKRGELTINAEEITMLTKSLLPMPEKWHGVSDIELRYRKRHLDILSNEESKLRFLQRSKILSGIRRFMEAEGFLEVETPMLQTIYGGATADPFKTFHNTLKMDMYLRIAPELYLKRTLVSGLTDKVFEINRNFRNEGVSTRHNPEFTMMECYWAYADYEDIMGLVERLFETLAIALHGTTEVEFQGQTISFKGPFKRVPMPEAVKEATGIDFLAIKTDEEARAAAKAAGFAVEKDWTWGECLAFIFEEKVEGTLIQPSHVTHFPKDISPFAKEVPGEPRLVERFESYCNAWEVGNAFSELNDPEEQRRRMVEQLEQAHARGEKDKQLDEEFLDAIDQGMPPAGGLGIGVDRLIMLLTNAPSIRDVILFPARRNKAD, encoded by the coding sequence ATGAACGACAAGACGACCGAAACCACCGCCCTCTCCTCCGACGCGACAGAAGTGCGCCGCCAGAAACTTGCGCTGTTGCGCGAGCAGATCGGCGATGTCTATCCGGCGCATTTCCACCGCACGCTGACCAATGCGGAGCTTTCGGAAAAATACGCCGATATCGAAGCTGACGTTGAAACCGGCGATACGGTGACGGTGGCCGGCCGCGTTTATTCCTCGCGCAATTCCGGCATGTTCATGGATATCCATGACGCCTCGGGCAAGGTGCAAATCTTCTCCCACAAGGATACGACGCCGGAAGCGGCGCGCAACCTGCTGCCGATGATCGATATCGGCGACATCATTGGCGTCACCGGCAAGGTGCGCCGCACCAAGCGCGGCGAGCTGACGATCAACGCCGAAGAAATCACCATGCTGACGAAGTCGCTGCTGCCGATGCCCGAGAAGTGGCATGGCGTCTCCGACATCGAGCTGCGTTACCGCAAGCGCCATCTGGATATTCTCTCCAACGAGGAATCCAAGCTGCGCTTCCTGCAGCGTTCGAAGATTCTCTCCGGCATCCGCCGCTTCATGGAGGCCGAAGGCTTCCTCGAAGTGGAAACGCCGATGCTGCAGACCATCTATGGCGGCGCGACGGCCGATCCGTTCAAGACCTTCCACAACACGCTGAAGATGGACATGTATCTGCGCATCGCGCCGGAACTGTACCTGAAGCGCACGCTGGTTTCGGGCCTGACCGACAAGGTCTTCGAAATCAACCGCAACTTCCGTAACGAAGGCGTTTCCACAAGGCACAATCCTGAATTCACCATGATGGAGTGCTACTGGGCCTATGCCGACTACGAAGACATCATGGGTCTCGTGGAGCGGCTGTTCGAGACGCTGGCAATTGCCTTGCACGGCACGACCGAAGTTGAATTCCAGGGCCAGACGATCTCCTTCAAGGGTCCGTTCAAGCGCGTACCGATGCCTGAAGCCGTGAAGGAAGCGACCGGTATCGATTTCCTCGCCATCAAGACCGACGAAGAAGCCCGCGCTGCCGCCAAAGCCGCCGGTTTTGCGGTGGAGAAGGACTGGACCTGGGGCGAATGCCTTGCCTTCATCTTCGAAGAGAAGGTGGAAGGCACGCTGATCCAGCCGAGCCACGTCACGCATTTCCCGAAGGACATTTCGCCGTTTGCCAAGGAAGTGCCGGGCGAACCGCGCCTCGTCGAGCGTTTCGAAAGCTATTGCAACGCCTGGGAAGTGGGCAACGCCTTCTCGGAACTCAACGATCCGGAAGAACAGCGCCGCCGCATGGTGGAACAGCTGGAACAGGCGCACGCCCGCGGTGAAAAGGACAAGCAGCTGGACGAGGAATTCCTCGATGCCATCGACCAGGGCATGCCGCCCGCCGGCGGTCTCGGCATCGGCGTCGATCGCCTGATCATGCTGCTCACCAACGCCCCGTCGATCCGTGACGTCATCCTCTTCCCGGCCCGCCGCAACAAGGCGGATTGA